From the Exiguobacterium marinum DSM 16307 genome, the window TCAAGCTGCGAAAATCATATAATTGGCAGATTTCATCTCTCCTAGACTATTTCATAAACATAATTCATTATGGTGGCTATAAAATTGAACGATGAAGTCTAAAAGGTGCTTAAGAACGAACTTTGACCAAAGGAGATTTTGTGCAGCTACAAAACATCAACTTCAGGGAAAAACAAATTGTAAAACCGTACAAATTAAAAAGCAGACATCACGATGCCTGCTCTCTACTCCTCATCCATTCATATATCCCCGCTGCTTCATACTGATATAATGGTCCTCCCCGATGATGACATGGTCGAGACAGGCGATGCCGACGATATTGCCCGCTTCGACCAACCGTTCAGACACCTCGATGTCTTCCCGACTCGGGGTCGCGTCCCCGCTCGGATGATTGTGAACGGCGATAAAGCACGCCGCCGACAACTTGAGCGCCTCGCGGAACACATCGCGCGGGTGCACGATGGACGAGTTGAGCCCACCGACGAACAACGTCTTCCTCGCGATGAGCTGATTTTTTGTGTTCAAATACAGACAGACGAAATGTTCTTGATTCAACAGTCTCAATTCATCCCGCAACAACTCATACGCGTCTTGCGGTGAACGAATCGTCGGCATACTCACTTTCGGTTCCTCGACGTACCGAATCCCAATCGTAAACGCGGCCAGGAGTTGCTCCGCTTTCTTCTTCGTCATCCCTTCGATTTTGCACAAATCGTGGACGGACGCTTGCGATAACGCCCGTAACGTCGGGTACACGTCTGAGATGCGGCGTGCCGTCTCCATCGGATCAGGTCCCCGTCCCCCGATTTGAAGCAATC encodes:
- the radC gene encoding RadC family protein; the protein is MVLDRSVETAIARLLQIGGRGPDPMETARRISDVYPTLRALSQASVHDLCKIEGMTKKKAEQLLAAFTIGIRYVEEPKVSMPTIRSPQDAYELLRDELRLLNQEHFVCLYLNTKNQLIARKTLFVGGLNSSIVHPRDVFREALKLSAACFIAVHNHPSGDATPSREDIEVSERLVEAGNIVGIACLDHVIIGEDHYISMKQRGYMNG